One genomic segment of Streptomyces sp. NBC_00239 includes these proteins:
- a CDS encoding DedA family protein — protein sequence MDRIALTAGALYAIVLLRAGGTFAVGWLAGAGARRSRFAERISSAKFRRVERAIQRWGSPVVAVSFLTVGFQTAANFLAGSMRMPLPRYLPALFVGGAAWALLYATAGIGVLEVLGRLFAEHTALGLSSVAVLLFAVCGAVAYRRRRAARSAGDTAAEES from the coding sequence GTGGATAGGATCGCGCTGACGGCCGGAGCCCTGTACGCCATCGTCCTGCTCCGCGCCGGAGGGACGTTCGCCGTCGGGTGGCTCGCCGGTGCCGGTGCCCGGCGCAGCAGGTTCGCCGAGCGGATCTCCTCGGCGAAGTTCCGGCGTGTCGAGCGGGCGATCCAGCGGTGGGGCTCGCCGGTGGTCGCCGTCTCGTTCCTGACCGTCGGTTTCCAGACCGCCGCCAACTTCCTCGCGGGCAGCATGCGCATGCCGTTGCCACGCTACCTCCCCGCCCTGTTCGTGGGCGGAGCGGCCTGGGCGCTGCTCTACGCGACTGCGGGCATCGGCGTGCTCGAAGTGCTGGGGCGCCTCTTCGCCGAGCACACGGCCCTCGGGCTGTCGTCCGTGGCCGTCCTCCTCTTCGCGGTGTGCGGGGCGGTGGCGTACCGCAGGAGAAGGGCGGCCCGGTCCGCCGGTGACACGGCGGCGGAGGAATCGTGA
- a CDS encoding GYD domain-containing protein → MPLYLSRFSYTPETWARLIGHPEDRAKAAQSYIESVGGKLHGFWYAFGTHDGYNLWEAPDNVSMAAVALAISGGGALGSFETTVLLSVEETLDALRKAEQVRYRAPGK, encoded by the coding sequence ATGCCGCTCTATCTATCGAGGTTCAGCTACACGCCGGAGACGTGGGCGAGGCTGATCGGCCACCCCGAGGACCGCGCAAAGGCCGCTCAGTCGTACATCGAATCCGTCGGTGGGAAGCTCCACGGCTTCTGGTACGCCTTCGGCACGCACGACGGCTACAACCTCTGGGAAGCTCCGGACAACGTGTCCATGGCCGCGGTTGCGCTGGCGATCAGCGGGGGTGGCGCGCTTGGCTCGTTCGAGACGACCGTTCTCCTGAGCGTCGAGGAAACGCTGGACGCCCTGCGCAAGGCAGAGCAAGTCCGGTACCGGGCTCCTGGCAAGTAG